GCCCGGCTGTTATGGCCACCTTTCCCCGCATCATGCCGCCGACGATATCCGCCAGGCCATGGCCGTGCAGCCGGACGGGCCGGTATCCCCTGCCAAGGCGTGGAAGGAGATGACCCACCGCTACCTGGCTGCCACGCTGGGCCTGCTGGTGTTGTGCACGGCAATTGTTGCCTGGCGGCAGCGCCGGCACCGGCTGGCGGCCAGCGGCCTGCTGGCGCTGCTGGTGCTGCAGGGGCTGCTGGGCATGTGGACCGTCACCCTGCTGCTCAAGCCGGCGGTGGTGACGGCGCATCTGCTGGGTGGCATGAGCATCGTGTCACTGTTGGCCGCATCGCGCTTTGCCGCACCCACGCCACGAGCGGTGCCGCGGCGCGTGGGCTGGCTGCTGTGGCTGCTGCCGCTGCTGGTGCTGGCGCAGATCGCGCTGGGCGGCTGGGTATCCAGCAACTACGCGGCACTGGCCTGCCAGGGCTTCCCCAGCTGCAACGGCAGCTACCTGCCGGACGACATGCAGTTTGCCGGCGCCTTCCACTGGCAGCGGGTGCTGGGGGAGAGCGCCGACGGCTCTCCGTTGCTGTTCAGCCAGCTGACCGCCATTCACTGGCTGCACCGGCTGGGCGCGCTGCTGCTGACGCTGCTGTTGCTGGCAGCCATCCAGGCTGGCTGGCGCGTAGCGGCGCTGCGGCCGCGTTTGCGGTTGCTGGCGGCTGCGCTGGTGCTGCAACTATTGCTGGGTGCGGCCAACGTACTGCTGCAATTGCCGCTGCCGGTGGCGGTGGCGCACAACATCGGCGCCATGCTGCTGCTGGCCAGCACCATGTCGCTGGCGTTCAGCGTCCGGCCACAAGTCATGCCGCAGCCGCGCGCCGTGACGATAGCGCGGCAGCGCCTGCGCAAACCACGCGGAAGGAGCACCACATGGCCAGCCTGACCCTGCAGCCGGCACGCCAGCACTGGCGCGCCATGTGGCAGCTCACCAAGCCGCGGGTAGTGCTGCTGATCGTGTTCTGCGCGGTGATCGGCATGCTGCTGGCGGTACCGGGCACGCCGGACCTGCCGCGCATGTTGGCCGCAACGGCGGGAATTGCGCTGGTGGCGGGGGCTGCGGCCATGATCAACTGCCTGGTGGAGCGCACCATCGATGCGCGCATGCGCCGCACCGCCTGGCGTGCCACCGCGCGCGGCGAGGCAGGCACCGTCGCCACGCTGCTGGTGGCGTTGACGGCGCTGGGGCTGGGCATGGCCTTGCTGATTGCGCTGGTCAACACGCTGACTGCCTGGCTGACGCTGGGGACGTTTGTCGGCTACGCCATCGTCTACACCCTGCTGCTCAAACCGAACACGCCGCAGAACATCGTGATCGGCGGCGCCAGCGGCGCCATGCCGCCGCTGCTGGGCTGGGCAGCAATGACCGGCGATGTCAGCGCCATGGCCATGCTGCTGTTCCTGATCATCTATGCCTGGACGCCGCCGCATTTCTGGGCGCTGGCGTTGTACCGGCGCGACGACTACCAGCGCGCCGGCCTGCCGATGCTGCCGGTGACGCACGGCGCGCGCTTCACCACGCTGTCCATCGTGCTGTATACCGTGCTGCTGCTGGCGGTGTCCGTGCTGCCGGTGGCGCTGCGCGCCAGTGGCGTGCTGTACCTGCTGGCAGCCCTGCTGCTGGGTGGGCGCTTTTTGTGGCTTGCGGTACGTTTGCATCGAAACTATTCTGACGAGCTGTCGCGCCACTGCTTCCGCTGGTCCATCCATTACCTGAGCTGGCTGTTTGCGGCGCTGCTGCTTGATCACTATTTTTTCTTTGCACTGCGATTCTGAATGTCCCGACTGCTTACCTGGTTGGCGGCGCTGCTGCTGGCTGTGACGCTGGCTGCCTGCTCGCCCGGCGAAAAACTCACCTTCAAGGGCACCGACCTTACCGGCGCCGACTTCGGCAAACCCTTCACCCTGACCGGCCAGGATGGCAAGCCGCACAGCCTGGCGGACTACAAGGGCAAGGCGGTGGTGCTGTTCTTCGGCTACACCCATTGCCCGGACGTGTGCCCCACCACCATGCTGGAGTACCAGCAGGTGATGAAACAGCTGGGCAAGGACGCCGACCAGGTACAGGTGCTGTTCATTTCCGTGGACCCGGAACGCGATACCCCGCAGGTGCTGGCCGGTTATCTCCCGTTCTTCGACAAGCGCTTCATGGGGCTGACCGGCGAGCCGGAGCTGGTCAAGTCGGTGGCGGCGC
This Vogesella sp. LIG4 DNA region includes the following protein-coding sequences:
- a CDS encoding heme A synthase, whose protein sequence is MKRLLLFALLLACIVVPLGAYVRLSDAGLGCPDWPGCYGHLSPHHAADDIRQAMAVQPDGPVSPAKAWKEMTHRYLAATLGLLVLCTAIVAWRQRRHRLAASGLLALLVLQGLLGMWTVTLLLKPAVVTAHLLGGMSIVSLLAASRFAAPTPRAVPRRVGWLLWLLPLLVLAQIALGGWVSSNYAALACQGFPSCNGSYLPDDMQFAGAFHWQRVLGESADGSPLLFSQLTAIHWLHRLGALLLTLLLLAAIQAGWRVAALRPRLRLLAAALVLQLLLGAANVLLQLPLPVAVAHNIGAMLLLASTMSLAFSVRPQVMPQPRAVTIARQRLRKPRGRSTTWPA
- a CDS encoding heme o synthase; the encoded protein is MASLTLQPARQHWRAMWQLTKPRVVLLIVFCAVIGMLLAVPGTPDLPRMLAATAGIALVAGAAAMINCLVERTIDARMRRTAWRATARGEAGTVATLLVALTALGLGMALLIALVNTLTAWLTLGTFVGYAIVYTLLLKPNTPQNIVIGGASGAMPPLLGWAAMTGDVSAMAMLLFLIIYAWTPPHFWALALYRRDDYQRAGLPMLPVTHGARFTTLSIVLYTVLLLAVSVLPVALRASGVLYLLAALLLGGRFLWLAVRLHRNYSDELSRHCFRWSIHYLSWLFAALLLDHYFFFALRF
- a CDS encoding SCO family protein produces the protein MSRLLTWLAALLLAVTLAACSPGEKLTFKGTDLTGADFGKPFTLTGQDGKPHSLADYKGKAVVLFFGYTHCPDVCPTTMLEYQQVMKQLGKDADQVQVLFISVDPERDTPQVLAGYLPFFDKRFMGLTGEPELVKSVAAQYKVVAQKQPTAGGGYSVDHSAGSYVFDRNGQLRVYMPYNTPVADIAHDLQQLLR